From the genome of Branchiostoma floridae strain S238N-H82 chromosome 8, Bfl_VNyyK, whole genome shotgun sequence:
TGTCTCCTTCAGTCGATGTGAATGCTaaagatgaaagaaagaaagagagaaagatataaagaaagaatttttttagaaagaaaCAATAAGAAATGAACGGATGAGCGTTATATACATGTGCAAGTGGCGTGCTGACAAGTGTACAGAGCAACGTTATACGAGCAATGAGATCGTTGGGATAGAACTGAGGTCCTTTGACTCCTGTGCTCCATTATTCGTTATAACTGAACCCGTGGCCCATAAAAATCGATTAAGCTTCAACTCTAGGGTTGAATAAATGcatagataaacaaaacaacaaaaccaaCCTTCttaaatgtaagttcatctgtgacagtattcaacattcaacattgtgttacaattttaagaccctATGTCAGGTACACTAACTAACGCGCTTACCAACAGctgagacgggggccgataccgactgtcaagcgcctttgaccctttgctgacgtcacaaggctctgggtcatttcaactaaATAAGGATTAGAGggctgatcgaaagcttgttggtaagcgctttattttttgtatgtatatagtcttaaaattgtaacataaaacCGACCTTCATTGTCGTATGTGTACTTTTCGCGCGTCGAGACCATGGTGTCCCCGTTCTTCTTCAGATGCATGAGGTACTCCTGCCTCGTCATGGCGGTGAAGGTGAAGAAATACACCCCGCTCACTTTGGTGACGAACTTCCCCGTTGCCATGTCGTAAGCCTCGCCCACGTTGCTAAGCACGTCATCATACGTCACCACCGTGGCTGACCAGGACGTCTGCAGGTCCGTGGTTCTCGCCACGGAAAACGCCACGAGAGTTGGTTCAGGCCGGCTGACGCCAGGTGAGCCCGTCTCACCTGCCGGTCCCCGCTCACCTGTGCCTCCCTTCTCACCTATAGGTCCGGCAGGTCCCTGCTCTCCTGGATCACCTGTCACGCCCCTGTTACCTGGAACACCTTTGTGACCTGAAAATCCCAAAAGTATATGTACGTGTTGGGATGATAGCTTCATTGCTGCCGACGCTTCGGTGATACCCGTTTTGCggatacagacacaaacacaaaagcaGAAAGATATTCCAGTTTAGATACAGCCTAAAGACTCATACTCATTCACAAATGCAGCGGGGATAACCCCTTCTCCCTCCACACACTCAAATACACATAAACAAACCTGCTAAAAAACCGCTCATATTGAACCCATAGATAAAAAAAGCTGCTACAGACATATATAATAGAAATAATGCAAACTGGTTTTAGCGACAAAAGTGCAATTCTCATTCTAAAGAAACTACCATTAAGTGGAACACCAAATCAGTTTGTGTCCTCATTAATGTTCTTGTACCGCATCCTTTTCAGCATGTTAGAAACGGTCAGAGACAAAGATATAGATGAAGGCACAGATGCAGGCTGAGCACAAAGACAAGTACTCATACCTCTCGGACCCATGTCCCCTTTCTGGCCGTCCTGCCCTGGCCCTGCCACCACGGTAATGTTCACATCACTGCTGAACTGTCTGGAGCAGGAGCCTTCTGACGCCGCTAACTCATGGGCAGAAGTTACCTGGATCGTTGTGGATACCAGAAGAACAAGGGACGCGAAAAAGAATCCTGCTTGGGCCATCTTCAAATGTTTTAACTTCTTAAGGCTTCTTTCGGCCGGGCGTATACAGGTGGAGCCAGTATACGTAATATACAGGTGGTGAGATGTGCTTGCAGAAATTGGCACGAAATCCACTCCCTTGTTTTGAGACCAGATGCTGGCCAATGCATGGATGAAAAGAAGGCGATCTTCTCACCACTGTATCTATGGTTCAAAAGGCGTTGTTTATTTCCTTTACTTTATCATTGTCTCTCTAATGTATATATTGTCCTTACTGTATCAATTACAGCGTGTCTTTTGTCTCTTTACCCAACAGAAGCTAGGCTCTGATTGCGTTGAGCACTCTCAGAGATGTTGCAAACAATCCAGTCTTATTCTTATTGAACAATGAACGTTGCAACTGAATGTCATTTTTTACATCACCATACGACACAACTAAGATACTGCTGTAGAGGTTTAAACACCATTGCCACGTGTACAGTTGTAGCTCACTGTGCAACACGAACAAGTGTTCTTGGTTCGAAATTCAACCGCCGAGCATTGCACACCGTGGCATGTAGACACAAGGTGTGTAGTTGTAGAAAATGATAcagtaaagaaaataaacagcGTCTTAAGGCTGAGAAAGGACCGCTGAGAAAGACAGCCTCCTCTTGCTTACACGTGCAATCAGGGTTATATTTCCTTACAAAAGCACGGACTGTTATTTCTGTTACCTGCTTGTGCTACGAAGTGTGTTACTAGTCGCGGGTAGCTCCACAAAGTTTCAACACATAAAGATGGCTCATACAGGAGTCTTGGTCGCCGTCCTTGCTGTGCTAGGTTCCATGACGACCCAGCCCTGTGCAGGGGAAGTGAAGGAGGGTGAAGGCTCCTGCTCCCGGGTGTATAACGATCAGAACATCACCGTGTTAGCGACGCCTGGACCGGCCGGGCACAAGGGGGACATGGGGGCCAGAGGTACATAACTCTTTATGCAATAGCTTcaactacattgtgtataacTGCATCTATCTTTTACTTCATGTACATTTATGATGTTGTCTGTATTTTACATATCAGGGATCTGCAATGCATATGTCTAATCGTATCCGAGACTACATCTGTGTGTGTATCAGTTTGTTTACACgaatgtgtctgtgtctgtacctCTATTACGACTCGGACGTACAACAGGAGAATGGCGCATATTTGACACAAACGTGTATGGTGTTTTAATAATGTCATCTTTGCAACAGTGTTTATAAGGAAATGTTGCATTATTGTATCCAAAGCAGTTTTAGttttaaagctatctaatgaTGATTCTCTAGAGTACCCTCATCTGCATCATTGTTCTTGCATTCCCTAAGATAGCATCTCCACTATTACATTATGTGTGAATTTCATTAATGTataacagaatccaaaataataagggaaaatccattttgttcccttttttcggcttcaaaacacaaaaattaagccTTTCTTTTTATCAAAATGCAGCCTTCATGACTtggtatttgcatttttaagaaactttctttaaaaaatcacaaCTAGATGAGGATATATACTCAAACAAATCAATAATAATCCAGCCTAACCGAGGATATATAATGAATTAGAGTTTTGTCCAGCAGCTTGGAGGATATATACTCCGGCTGGAGGACGATATATACTCTGatagagtataaatactctgcATAAAGGAGGATGGATACTCTGTCcgaaagagtatttatactctgctttatactctgcctgatagggtagagtatttatactctgatAGAGGATGAATACTCTGCATAAAGGAGGACGGTGTATAGAAAGCAGCTAATGTATATTTTACTCATCTAGGTAATATGAAGGGATGATAATTTTCGTAGATGCTATCAGTAAATACATGATCAATTGATAAGCTGCGACTATCAAAAGCGGCTGGAAGAGGAGAAATGGGCCAAATAGACGTATTAGTATCATGTCAGAGGAGTTAGTCCGCTAAATgagcaaactgtactcctacAACGGACAAACCCCTCTGGTATGTTACGGACAAACCcctctggtatgttatctgtctatttgaacgatttcttttctttccaaccGCTCCAGGAATAAAGGCTGATCAAAGGAAACGTAAAAAAGTTCATGTTAGGCTAACACATTAAGCTAATCTTTACAGTTAAAGCTGTGTTCTGCATACAAGGTACGCTCTCAATTCTAGCTTCATCTTGCAGCTGCTTCTTCCCTCAGCACGAGCGAAACTAGACCATCCTTGCTCACTACCTC
Proteins encoded in this window:
- the LOC118422018 gene encoding complement C1q tumor necrosis factor-related protein 3-like, with product MAQAGFFFASLVLLVSTTIQVTSAHELAASEGSCSRQFSSDVNITVVAGPGQDGQKGDMGPRGHKGVPGNRGVTGDPGEQGPAGPIGEKGGTGERGPAGETGSPGVSRPEPTLVAFSVARTTDLQTSWSATVVTYDDVLSNVGEAYDMATGKFVTKVSGVYFFTFTAMTRQEYLMHLKKNGDTMVSTREKYTYDNEGENMSSSISAILQLRRGDRVWVELFPGRYSLSNNGNRFNTFSGFLISQL